Proteins from a genomic interval of Cucumis melo cultivar AY chromosome 7, USDA_Cmelo_AY_1.0, whole genome shotgun sequence:
- the LOC103494411 gene encoding uncharacterized protein LOC103494411, whose amino-acid sequence MDSGNSGSMQSSSGGDDEFESPSDSISASAAFTSFPQNFHSQSSASAAAIFDPLSNLFDPRSSHLSNQNPLLNLDMLWSRTVRSDQIPSDLHPPPPNSATTDHNLSPISNNYSAVQNYNNHPSDATNSFAPSDHTDLQNIPNNCASAGASGGGGAVNTGRNSKKRPRASRRAPTTVLTTDTTNFRAMVQEFTGIPAPPFTASSSSSPFTRNAGARFDLFGGGGGGGGNRTSSSTHLDVVPNSTQQTYLLRPFPQKAPFLSPSPSTFLAGSNLQNPIFDIQNMFQSNPNKLISSSNEQNLKMGIFEEFGLTTHGGHGLSPAGQGLPRSNGNHNINNNNNNGHHHTPANWVMGGGVGESNQQGINLRSSNGNLNGKLIRYTAGGGNSSGFLGDKAVENLRARNEGMVEPWICSSD is encoded by the coding sequence ATGGATTCTGGAAATAGTGGAAGTATGCAATCCTCTAGCGGCGGCGACGACGAGTTTGAGTCACCTTCCGACTCTATCTCCGCCTCCGCCGCCTTCACTTCTTTCCCTCAAAACTTCCATTCTCAATCCTCCGCCTCTGCCGCCGCCATCTTTGATCCTCTCTCCAATTTATTTGATCCTCGATCTTCACACCTTTCTAATCAAAACCCACTTCTCAATCTCGATATGCTTTGGTCCAGAACCGTCAGATCCGACCAAATACCCTCCGATCTCCATCCTCCACCTCCCAATTCTGCAACCACCGATCACAATTTATCCCCAATTTCTAATAATTACTCTGCCGTCCAGAATTACAATAACCATCCATCTGACGCTACTAATTCCTTCGCTCCTTCTGATCACACTGATTTGCAAAACATTCCTAATAATTGTGCCAGCGCCGGTGCCAGCGGTGGTGGCGGTGCAGTGAACACCGGTAGAAACTCGAAGAAGAGGCCGAGAGCTTCACGACGAGCTCCGACGACGGTTTTAACGACGGATACGACGAATTTTCGTGCTATGGTTCAGGAATTTACCGGAATTCCAGCTCCGCCGTTTACggcttcttcatcttcttctccgTTTACGAGAAACGCCGGGGCGAGATTTGATCTGTtcggtggtggtggtggtggtggcggTAACAGAACATCATCTTCTACACATTTAGACGTTGTACCTAATTCCACACAACAGACTTACCTTCTCCGACCATTTCCACAAAAAGCGCCGTTTCTTTCTCCGTCGCCTTCGACTTTTCTCGCCGGCAGCAATTTGCAAAACCCAATTTTTGATATTCAAAACATGTTTCAATCCAACCCCAACAAATTGATTTCTTCGTCCAATGAACAGAATCTCAAAATGGGTATTTTCGAGGAGTTCGGTTTAACTACCCACGGTGGCCATGGCCTCTCACCGGCCGGTCAAGGCTTACCCAGAAGCAACGGCAACCAcaacatcaacaacaacaacaacaacggCCACCATCATACTCCGGCGAACTGGGTCATGGGGGGTGGCGTTGGAGAATCGAATCAACAAGGTATCAATTTAAGATCTAGTAACGGAAATCTGAACGGGAAATTGATCAGGTACACCGCCGGTGGTGGAAATTCGTCGGGATTCCTCGGCGATAAAGCAGTGGAGAATTTAAGAGCTAGAAATGAAGGTATGGTGGAACCATGGATTTGTTCTTCTGAttag
- the LOC127150172 gene encoding uncharacterized protein LOC127150172 isoform X2, which translates to MSYRPSNFMETDDMFLQFEDDLDNNIAGGSSSVGDNTESSSQQTTPTPRRRAQSRLLELERHVAINGRIPMTIVPGAEKPISPHAVRFSQAIGVCVRKTFPVRCLKWTDVGREYIEVVKGDLQVIKCTTHLYMISFETYLTLANLMCYVCNVQRFFVLDFNDQAMNRFVEHQMLTTFKEFRADCHTHFKKYSDPEEARANPPNALVGRDEEWHFLCDHYISRAFQEQSRTNKAARQKQPYNHSSGSKSFLQRQHELAERRGQPVDRVELFRETHVRAGTFVSQAAEDAHPIPEGSQPLSEDEICDQVLGRRPGYSKGLGWGPKPKARRTASASSSSTSCSQSTQKEIELQAKLHEALERIEVQDRNHQALASQVEAMKKMIEDLTRAQQGPPHDP; encoded by the exons atgtcatatcgaccatcaaattttatggagacggacgatatgttcctccagtttgaggacgatttagataataacatcgcgggagggtcatcatctgtgggcgacaatacgg agtcttcttctcaacaaacgactccgactcctaggagacgtgcgcagtctcgactcttggagttagagcgccacgttgcaataaatgggcgcattccgatgacgatcgtccctggagcggagaagcctatttctccacacgccgttcgcttcagccaggcgataggcgtgtgcgtgcgaaagacatttcccgtccgctgtcttaagtggacggacgttgggagagaatacattgaggtcgtcaagggcgacctccaggtaattaaatgcactacacatttatatatgatttcatttgaaacatatctaactttagccaatctaatgtgttatgtttgtaatgtgcagcgattctttgtgcttgatttcaatgatcaagcgatgaacaggtttgttgagcatcagatgctcacgacctttaaagagttccgggccgactgtcatacacatttcaaaaagtacagcgacccggaggaggctcgtgccaacccaccaaacgcattggttggacgtgatgaggaatggcacttcctctgcgaccattatatcagccgtgcattccag gagcaatcacggacgaacaaggctgctagacagaagcagccttacaatcatagtagcgggtccaagtcgtttctacaacgacaacatgagctcgctgaaagaagagggcagccggtcgatcgtgtggaattgttccgggaaacacacgttcgagctgggacattcgtgtcgcaagccgccgaggatgcgcat cctatcccagagggtagtcagccactctctgaggatgagatatgcgatcaggtgttgggtagacgaccaggctactcaaaaggccttggttggggacccaagccgaaggcccgcagaacggcaagtgcaagcagttcgtcgacatcttgttcgcagtccacacaaaaagagattgaattacaagctaaacttcatgaagctttggaacggattgaagtacaagatagaaatcaccaagcattagcttcacaagtggaagctatgaaaaagatgattgaagacctaactcgtgcacaacagggaccaccacatgatccctag
- the LOC127150172 gene encoding uncharacterized protein LOC127150172 isoform X1, with amino-acid sequence MSYRPSNFMETDDMFLQFEDDLDNNIAGGSSSVGDNTESSSQQTTPTPRRRAQSRLLELERHVAINGRIPMTIVPGAEKPISPHAVRFSQAIGVCVRKTFPVRCLKWTDVGREYIEVVKGDLQVIKCTTHLYMISFETYLTLANLMCYVCNVQRFFVLDFNDQAMNRFVEHQMLTTFKEFRADCHTHFKKYSDPEEARANPPNALVGRDEEWHFLCDHYISRAFQEQSRTNKAARQKQPYNHSSGSKSFLQRQHELAERRGQPVDRVELFRETHVRAGTFVSQAAEDAHNQMLELQSQPIPEGSQPLSEDEICDQVLGRRPGYSKGLGWGPKPKARRTASASSSSTSCSQSTQKEIELQAKLHEALERIEVQDRNHQALASQVEAMKKMIEDLTRAQQGPPHDP; translated from the exons atgtcatatcgaccatcaaattttatggagacggacgatatgttcctccagtttgaggacgatttagataataacatcgcgggagggtcatcatctgtgggcgacaatacgg agtcttcttctcaacaaacgactccgactcctaggagacgtgcgcagtctcgactcttggagttagagcgccacgttgcaataaatgggcgcattccgatgacgatcgtccctggagcggagaagcctatttctccacacgccgttcgcttcagccaggcgataggcgtgtgcgtgcgaaagacatttcccgtccgctgtcttaagtggacggacgttgggagagaatacattgaggtcgtcaagggcgacctccaggtaattaaatgcactacacatttatatatgatttcatttgaaacatatctaactttagccaatctaatgtgttatgtttgtaatgtgcagcgattctttgtgcttgatttcaatgatcaagcgatgaacaggtttgttgagcatcagatgctcacgacctttaaagagttccgggccgactgtcatacacatttcaaaaagtacagcgacccggaggaggctcgtgccaacccaccaaacgcattggttggacgtgatgaggaatggcacttcctctgcgaccattatatcagccgtgcattccag gagcaatcacggacgaacaaggctgctagacagaagcagccttacaatcatagtagcgggtccaagtcgtttctacaacgacaacatgagctcgctgaaagaagagggcagccggtcgatcgtgtggaattgttccgggaaacacacgttcgagctgggacattcgtgtcgcaagccgccgaggatgcgcat aatcaaatgctggaactccaatcccagcctatcccagagggtagtcagccactctctgaggatgagatatgcgatcaggtgttgggtagacgaccaggctactcaaaaggccttggttggggacccaagccgaaggcccgcagaacggcaagtgcaagcagttcgtcgacatcttgttcgcagtccacacaaaaagagattgaattacaagctaaacttcatgaagctttggaacggattgaagtacaagatagaaatcaccaagcattagcttcacaagtggaagctatgaaaaagatgattgaagacctaactcgtgcacaacagggaccaccacatgatccctag
- the LOC127150172 gene encoding uncharacterized protein LOC127150172 isoform X3: MSYRPSNFMETDDMFLQFEDDLDNNIAGGSSSVGDNTESSSQQTTPTPRRRAQSRLLELERHVAINGRIPMTIVPGAEKPISPHAVRFSQAIGVCVRKTFPVRCLKWTDVGREYIEVVKGDLQRFFVLDFNDQAMNRFVEHQMLTTFKEFRADCHTHFKKYSDPEEARANPPNALVGRDEEWHFLCDHYISRAFQEQSRTNKAARQKQPYNHSSGSKSFLQRQHELAERRGQPVDRVELFRETHVRAGTFVSQAAEDAHNQMLELQSQPIPEGSQPLSEDEICDQVLGRRPGYSKGLGWGPKPKARRTASASSSSTSCSQSTQKEIELQAKLHEALERIEVQDRNHQALASQVEAMKKMIEDLTRAQQGPPHDP, translated from the exons atgtcatatcgaccatcaaattttatggagacggacgatatgttcctccagtttgaggacgatttagataataacatcgcgggagggtcatcatctgtgggcgacaatacgg agtcttcttctcaacaaacgactccgactcctaggagacgtgcgcagtctcgactcttggagttagagcgccacgttgcaataaatgggcgcattccgatgacgatcgtccctggagcggagaagcctatttctccacacgccgttcgcttcagccaggcgataggcgtgtgcgtgcgaaagacatttcccgtccgctgtcttaagtggacggacgttgggagagaatacattgaggtcgtcaagggcgacctccag cgattctttgtgcttgatttcaatgatcaagcgatgaacaggtttgttgagcatcagatgctcacgacctttaaagagttccgggccgactgtcatacacatttcaaaaagtacagcgacccggaggaggctcgtgccaacccaccaaacgcattggttggacgtgatgaggaatggcacttcctctgcgaccattatatcagccgtgcattccag gagcaatcacggacgaacaaggctgctagacagaagcagccttacaatcatagtagcgggtccaagtcgtttctacaacgacaacatgagctcgctgaaagaagagggcagccggtcgatcgtgtggaattgttccgggaaacacacgttcgagctgggacattcgtgtcgcaagccgccgaggatgcgcat aatcaaatgctggaactccaatcccagcctatcccagagggtagtcagccactctctgaggatgagatatgcgatcaggtgttgggtagacgaccaggctactcaaaaggccttggttggggacccaagccgaaggcccgcagaacggcaagtgcaagcagttcgtcgacatcttgttcgcagtccacacaaaaagagattgaattacaagctaaacttcatgaagctttggaacggattgaagtacaagatagaaatcaccaagcattagcttcacaagtggaagctatgaaaaagatgattgaagacctaactcgtgcacaacagggaccaccacatgatccctag